A section of the Callospermophilus lateralis isolate mCalLat2 chromosome 14, mCalLat2.hap1, whole genome shotgun sequence genome encodes:
- the LOC143380484 gene encoding uncharacterized protein C2orf78-like, with translation MHSLPSATHTSSGVVSSSFVSAIDVTSSLTMSENFQNSSLHGNADSRQLSLPVVTNAASVTGGVCNFYRASAAAATSAWLLPSTCGTSFQPLMGSAYLYQHASTAMVSGVTGQNQIPMAPASYPSISEWYIPGSAEKSSSSLGDFNLTVTNQNTADYSLSMISQCEKTSESNIMVPGYTPLSARLVQVTLTQIANQGQSLSLPHQEGSQVYYYDQNSLGTLLSGENWPCLQSYGSVPYAGSSATAPQPEMVTGLKEVQPTNVLPSVPTPVTYYSVSTQRIEGTNFQEETSALPETHAAMVMDQTKRMETSIGMEASLGLQPPSQTFCLPQPPEFPYICNKRKSQIIENNSQTELGDISTITPVQSSTDFLALPPNQSQEQTEIKNLCEINTMLSEPLDAYQIAMENKDPPLLPLDIPEIHQLLASIGPLDQEENPHSDNIHLERNSLSLEDQGTLRNGIEFSSDFANLTTLVGDIHLPELFNSLKEFDQPKSPTITKSNDTRAIMVNQGQEITSALKGPSDPVRKNKHKASECPDGTPQAKMQPRNLEFTLGGEISYRDADSSRAPVHTAKHSISKAQKAASSNNSKAKGHGQEKTKRTRENNSRKAQERKEPRNKVKAEEKPTLLKLKGKRNQPDLCQEAFKKPRSCLGMHMLESVQVFHALGKKNDKKTGLSSSRAPGNSGRNQDPCPYPAMKPWLAVKGPEKSQVKAQNPDISAEGKGPSPSIYEPPPPGKVKLVPLPFLTLEKPPPRPVINRRPQSLASRRPTGAYPAKPCPASSAQPMAVNQSQPATANPSWMLSAKPAKPVLTHAIQSGVSASTQPSVPRSAASGSAPYKTSSCTSLHWQPVPNVGTKPQSQPPKPQNQYLLQDFALQPIPWRKPNVLGQVVSTPITKQQRPEREAMKKKAQQERENAAKYTALGRVQCFIEKEREMEISRYYGYTM, from the exons ATGCATTCTCTACCCTCAGCCACCCACACATCCTCTGGGGTGGTCTCCTCATCCTTTGTATCTGCAATTGATGTGACCTCTTCTCTGACCATGTCAG aaaatttccaaaattcTTCTTTACATGGAAATGCTGATTCTCGGCAGCTCTCTCTTCCTGTGGTGACCAATGCAGCTTCCGTGACAGGAGGGGTCTGCAACTTCTACAGAGCCTCTGCTGCAGCTGCCACTTCAGCATGGTTACTGCCCTCAACCTGTGGCACCTCCTTCCAGCCACTCATGGGCAGTGCCTACCTTTATCAACATGCTAGCACAGCCATGGTGTCTGGGGTTACTGGCCAGAACCAGATTCCCATGGCACCTGCATCATATCCAAGTATTTCTGAGTGGTATATCCCAGGAAGTGCTGAAAAGAGCTCATCTTCACTCGGGGACTTTAATCTGACTGTCACTAACCAGAACACAGCAGATTATTCCCTGTCTATGATATCCCAGTGTGAAAAAACTTCTGAATCCAATATCATGGTCCCTGGGTATACACCACTATCTGCTAGGCTTGTCCAGGTGACACTAACTCAGATTGCAAATCAGGGACAGAGCCTCTCACTACCCCACCAAGAAGGAAGCCAGGTCTACTACTATGATCAAAACTCTCTGGGGACTCTGCTCTCTGGAGAAAATTGGCCCTGCCTGCAATCCTATGGCTCTGTGCCATATGCAGGAAGTAGTGCCACTGCCCCTCAACCAGAAATGGTGACAGGGCTGAAGGAAGTTCAGCCCACAAATGTCCTACCATCAGTCCCTACACCTGTGACCTACTACTCTGTGTCCACTCAAAGAATAGAAGGAACAAATTTTCAAG aggagacaagtgctctaccagaaaCCCATGCTGCCATGGTGATGGACCAGACCAAAA GGATGGAAACTTCCATAGGGATGGAGGCTTCCTTGGGATTGCAACCTCCAAGTCAGACATTTTGTCTGCCACAGCCTCCAGAATTCCCATACATCTGCAATAAGAGAAAAAGCCAAATAATTGAGAACAACTCACAAACTGAACTTGGGGACATTTCCACAATAACTCCAGTCCAGAGTTCCACAGATTTCTTGGCATTGCCTCCAAATCAAAGCCAGGAACAAACAGAGATTAAGAATTTGTGTGAGATTAACACCATGCTCTCAGAGCCACTGGATGCCTACCAGATTGCCATGGAGAACAAGGATCCTCCACTACTCCCTTTAGACATCCCTGAAATCCACCAGCTTCTGGCTTCCATTGGTCCTCTGGACCAAGAGGAGAATCCACATTCTGACAATATCCATCTAGAAAGGAATAGCCTGAGTCTTGAGGACCAAGGCACACTTAGAAATGGGATTGAATTTAGCAGTGATTTTGCAAACCTCACTACACTGGTGGGGGATATTCACCTTCCTGAGCTTTTCAATTCCTTAAAAGAGTTTGACCAACCTAAAAGTCCCACAATAACAAAATCCAATGATACCAGAGCCATCATGGTGAATCAGGGTCAGGAAATCACAAGTGCCTTAAAGGGTCCTAGTGATCCAGTGAGGAAGAACAAACATAAAGCCTCAGAGTGTCCTGATGGAACTCCTCAGGCCAAAATGCAGCCAAGGAACCTGGAATTCACATTGGGAGGAGAAATTTCTTACAGGGATGCAGACAGTAGCAGGGCCCCTGTGCACACAGCCAAGCACTCTATCAGCAAAGCTCAGAAAGCTGCATCCAGCAACAACAGCAAGGCTAAGGGCCATGGGCAGGAAAAGACCAAGAGGACCAGAGAAAACAACTCCAGGAAAGCCCAGGAGAGGAAGGAGCCACGCAACAAAGTCAAGGCAGAGGAGAAGCCAACTCTGCTCAAACTGAAGGGGAAGAGGAACCAACCTGACCTTTGCCAAGAGGCCTTTAAGAAGCCTCGGAGCTGTCTCGGCATGCACATGCTGGAGTCGGTGCAGGTTTTCCATGCATTAGGGAAGAAGAATGATAAGAAAACTGGGCTCTCTTCCTCCCGGGCCCCGGGAAACTCAGGCCGTAACCAAGACCCCTGTCCATACCCAGCTATGAAACCATGGCTGGCAGTTAAGGGTCCTGAGAAATCACAAGTCAAAGCCCAGAATCCAGATATTAGTGCTGAAGGAAAGGGTCCCTCTCCATCCATTTATGAGCCTCCACCACCTGGGAAGGTTAAATTGGTACCTTTGCCTTTTCTGACCCTGGAGAAACCTCCACCTCGACCAGTAATCAATCGGAGGCCACAATCTCTGGCCTCACGCAGACCCACTGGGGCTTACCCTGCCAAGCCGTGTCCCGCTAGCTCAGCTCAACCCATGGCAGTCAACCAATCCCAACCAGCTACTGCTAACCCATCTTGGATGCTTTCTGCCAAGCCAGCTAAGCCCGTTTTGACCCATGCCATTCAGTCAGGTGTGAGTGCTTCTACCCAGCCTAGTGTCCCTCGGTCTGCTGCTTCTGGGTCTGCACCCTACAAAACATCATCTTGCACTTCTCTCCATTGGCAACCAGTTCCCAATGTTGGGACTAAGCCCCAGTCACAACCGCCCAAGCCTCAAAACCAATATCTACTCCAAGACTTTGCCTTACAACCAATTCCATGGAGGAAACCCAATGTTCTTGGGCAAGTAGTATCAACTCCCATCACCAAACAGCAGAGGCCAGAGCGGGAAGCCATGAAGAAGAAGGCTCAACAAGAGCGTGAGAATGCTGCCAAGTACACTGCTTTGGGGAGAGTGCAGTGTTTCAttgagaaggaaagagagatggAGATTTCTCGCTACTATGGCTACACAATGTAA